One genomic region from Candidatus Alcyoniella australis encodes:
- a CDS encoding aminotransferase class III-fold pyridoxal phosphate-dependent enzyme, whose protein sequence is MSDLLERAAKVIAPTLGMDTDLVALSSDGVEVRCDNGKTYYDFASGTAVLNIGHGPAKVKQAAKRQIDQFIHSGCVFHYESLVRLAELLAEVTPQGIGKFFFSNSGAEAVEGCLKLARYVTGRPGIVSFTGAFHGRTLGAASVTTSSVKYRTRYGPLLPEVYQVPFPYCYRCPYGLQRESCGLQCFEALLQFQKHVLAPSETAAFLIEPQQGEGGYVPCDPEFMTRLRELCDEQQVLLIFDEVQTGFGRTCKWFCAEHYGVTPDAMAIAKGIAGGFPLSAVAARPELMDRWSRGAHGTTFGGSPVSCAAGVALIETIREQNLLEQGMKKAEHVRQRLAQMQAELPLIGDVRGWGMMIGIELVQPGGKQPNPEALNKVLADALEQNFVMISCGPSGNVIRYIPPLVAPLELIDRSLDIIEHSLRKQS, encoded by the coding sequence ATGAGTGACCTGCTCGAGCGTGCGGCAAAGGTAATTGCTCCGACCCTGGGCATGGATACCGACTTGGTTGCGCTGTCCAGCGACGGGGTCGAGGTTCGTTGTGACAACGGCAAGACCTACTATGATTTCGCCAGTGGCACGGCGGTGCTCAACATCGGCCACGGCCCGGCCAAGGTCAAGCAGGCGGCCAAGCGTCAGATCGACCAGTTCATCCATTCGGGCTGCGTGTTCCACTACGAGTCGCTGGTGCGGCTGGCAGAGCTGCTGGCCGAGGTCACGCCGCAGGGCATCGGCAAGTTCTTCTTCTCCAACTCCGGCGCGGAGGCGGTAGAGGGCTGCCTGAAGCTGGCGCGCTACGTCACCGGGCGACCGGGGATCGTCAGCTTCACCGGCGCGTTTCACGGCCGAACCCTGGGCGCGGCCAGCGTGACAACCTCGTCGGTCAAGTACCGCACGCGCTACGGTCCGCTGCTGCCCGAGGTCTACCAGGTGCCGTTCCCCTACTGCTATCGCTGCCCCTACGGATTGCAGCGCGAAAGCTGCGGACTGCAGTGCTTCGAGGCGCTGCTGCAATTCCAAAAGCACGTGCTCGCGCCCTCCGAGACCGCGGCGTTCTTAATCGAGCCGCAGCAGGGGGAGGGCGGCTACGTGCCGTGCGACCCGGAGTTTATGACCCGACTGCGCGAACTGTGCGACGAGCAGCAGGTGCTGCTGATCTTCGACGAGGTGCAAACCGGGTTCGGCCGCACCTGTAAATGGTTCTGCGCCGAGCACTACGGCGTGACCCCGGACGCGATGGCGATCGCCAAGGGCATCGCCGGCGGGTTCCCGCTCTCGGCCGTGGCCGCGCGGCCCGAGCTGATGGACCGCTGGTCGCGCGGTGCCCACGGCACAACCTTCGGCGGCAGCCCCGTGAGCTGCGCCGCGGGCGTGGCCTTGATCGAGACGATCCGCGAGCAGAATCTGCTGGAGCAGGGGATGAAAAAGGCCGAGCACGTGCGCCAACGCCTGGCGCAGATGCAGGCCGAGCTGCCGCTGATCGGCGATGTGCGCGGCTGGGGAATGATGATCGGCATCGAGCTGGTGCAGCCCGGCGGCAAGCAGCCCAACCCCGAGGCGCTGAACAAGGTGCTGGCCGACGCGCTGGAGCAAAACTTCGTGATGATCAGCTGCGGCCCGTCGGGCAACGTGATCCGCTACATCCCGCCGCTGGTGGCTCCACTGGAACTGATCGATCGTTCACTGGACATCATCGAGCACAGCCTAAGGAAGCAAAGCTGA